From a region of the Enterobacter sp. JBIWA008 genome:
- the gpmA gene encoding 2,3-diphosphoglycerate-dependent phosphoglycerate mutase, producing MAITKLVLVRHGESQWNNENRFTGWYDVDLSEKGVSEAKAAGKLLKEEGFSFDFAYTSVLKRAIHTLWNVLDELDQAWLPVEKSWKLNERHYGALQGLNKAETAEKYGDEQVKQWRRGFAVTPPELTKDDERYPGHDPRYAKLTDAELPTTESLALTIDRVVPYWNETILPRLKSGERVIIAAHGNSLRALVKYLDNMGEDEILELNIPTGVPLVYEFDENFKPIKHYYLGNADEIAAKAAAVANQGKAK from the coding sequence ATGGCTATAACTAAGCTGGTCCTGGTGCGTCACGGCGAAAGCCAGTGGAACAACGAAAACCGCTTTACCGGTTGGTACGACGTTGATCTGTCTGAGAAAGGCGTAAGCGAAGCAAAAGCAGCAGGTAAACTGCTGAAGGAAGAAGGCTTCAGCTTTGATTTTGCTTACACCTCTGTGCTGAAACGTGCCATCCACACCCTGTGGAACGTGCTTGACGAACTGGATCAGGCCTGGCTGCCGGTTGAGAAGTCCTGGAAACTAAACGAACGTCACTACGGTGCGCTGCAGGGCCTGAACAAAGCGGAAACCGCTGAGAAATACGGTGACGAGCAGGTTAAACAGTGGCGTCGCGGCTTCGCGGTCACCCCACCAGAGCTTACCAAAGATGACGAGCGCTACCCTGGTCACGACCCGCGTTACGCGAAACTGACCGACGCTGAGCTGCCAACCACCGAGAGCCTGGCGCTGACCATCGACCGCGTTGTGCCTTACTGGAACGAAACCATTCTGCCACGCCTGAAAAGCGGCGAGCGCGTGATCATCGCTGCTCACGGTAACTCCCTGCGTGCGCTGGTGAAATACCTGGACAACATGGGTGAAGACGAAATCCTCGAACTGAACATCCCAACTGGCGTACCGCTGGTGTATGAGTTCGACGAAAACTTCAAGCCAATCAAACACTACTATCTGGGTAACGCAGATGAGATCGCAGCGAAAGCAGCGGCTGTCGCAAACCAGGGTAAAGCGAAGTAA
- the galM gene encoding galactose-1-epimerase — protein MLNETPTLAPDGLPYRLLTLRNSAGMVVTVMDWGATLLSARVPMPDGSVRETLLGCASPEQYVNQSAYLGASVGRYANRIAKSRFELDGEQYTLLPSQGENQLHGGPDGFDKRRWKIVRQNDGEVLFSLDSPDGDQGFPGNLIASARFTLTDDNRIAIEYRATVDKPCPVNLTNHAYFNLDGSQCDVREHKLQILADAYLPVDEMGIPYQGLKDVSGTSFDFRSAKTIAQDFLSDDDQRKVKGYDHAFLLQAKGDVKQPAAQVWSADEKLQMTVYTTAPALQFYSGNYLGGTTAREHDEYSDWQGLALESEFLPDSPNHPEWPQPGCVLRPGEEYVSMTEYHFIPH, from the coding sequence GTGCTAAACGAAACGCCTACACTCGCACCGGATGGTCTGCCGTATCGTCTGTTAACCCTGCGCAACAGCGCGGGGATGGTCGTTACGGTGATGGACTGGGGGGCGACCCTTCTTTCTGCCCGCGTACCGATGCCGGACGGCAGCGTGCGCGAGACCCTGCTCGGCTGCGCCTCGCCTGAGCAGTACGTCAATCAGTCCGCCTATCTGGGCGCATCCGTTGGGCGCTATGCTAACCGCATCGCGAAGAGCCGTTTTGAGCTCGACGGCGAGCAGTACACCCTGCTTCCAAGCCAGGGTGAGAACCAGCTGCACGGCGGACCGGACGGGTTTGATAAACGCCGCTGGAAGATTGTTCGTCAAAACGACGGGGAAGTGCTGTTCTCGCTGGATTCGCCTGATGGCGATCAGGGCTTCCCGGGGAACCTTATCGCGTCCGCGCGCTTTACGCTGACCGACGACAACCGTATCGCCATTGAATACCGTGCGACGGTCGACAAGCCGTGTCCTGTCAACCTGACCAATCATGCGTACTTTAATCTGGACGGTAGCCAGTGCGACGTGCGTGAGCACAAGCTGCAGATCCTGGCGGATGCGTATCTGCCGGTTGACGAGATGGGCATTCCGTATCAGGGCCTTAAAGACGTGAGCGGCACCAGCTTTGACTTCCGCAGCGCGAAAACCATCGCCCAGGATTTCCTGAGCGATGACGATCAGCGTAAGGTGAAAGGCTACGATCACGCTTTCCTGCTGCAGGCCAAAGGTGATGTAAAACAGCCTGCCGCGCAGGTCTGGTCTGCGGATGAGAAGCTGCAGATGACGGTTTACACCACTGCCCCTGCCCTGCAGTTCTATTCAGGCAACTACCTCGGCGGCACGACGGCGCGCGAACACGATGAGTACAGCGACTGGCAAGGCCTGGCGCTGGAGAGCGAGTTCCTGCCGGACAGCCCAAACCACCCGGAATGGCCGCAGCCTGGGTGCGTGCTGCGCCCGGGTGAAGAGTACGTGAGCATGACGGAATACCATTTTATTCCACATTAA
- the galK gene encoding galactokinase yields the protein MSLKDKTQSLFAEKFGYPATHVIQAPGRVNLIGEHTDYNDGFVLPCAIDYQTVISCAKRDDRKVRVVAADYGNETDEFSLDAPIVTHDSQQWSNYVRGVVKHLQKRNKNFGGADLVISGNVPQGAGLSSSASLEVAVGTVFQQLYHLPLDGAQIALNGQEAENQFVGCNCGIMDQLISALGKKEHALLIDCRSLGTKAVPLPKGAAVVIVNSNFKRTLVGSEYNTRRQQCETGARFFQQPALRDVTLNEFNKVAHELDPIVAKRVRHVLTENARTVEAASALAKGDLKRMGELMAESHASMRDDFEITVPQIDTLVDIVKATIGDKGGVRMTGGGFGGCIVALVPEELVPAVQDAVAKQYEAKTGIKETFYVCKASQGAGQC from the coding sequence ATGAGTCTGAAAGATAAAACACAATCCCTGTTTGCTGAGAAATTTGGCTACCCTGCCACCCACGTTATCCAGGCACCAGGCCGCGTTAACCTTATCGGTGAACACACCGACTATAACGACGGTTTCGTGCTGCCGTGCGCTATCGATTACCAGACAGTCATCAGCTGTGCGAAGCGCGACGACCGTAAAGTCCGCGTGGTTGCGGCGGATTACGGTAATGAGACGGACGAGTTTTCCCTTGATGCCCCGATTGTGACGCACGACAGCCAGCAGTGGTCTAACTACGTGCGCGGGGTGGTGAAACACCTTCAGAAGCGTAACAAGAACTTTGGCGGTGCGGATTTAGTCATCAGCGGCAACGTGCCGCAGGGTGCGGGATTAAGCTCCTCTGCGTCACTGGAAGTCGCCGTTGGCACCGTGTTCCAGCAGCTTTATCATTTACCGCTGGACGGCGCGCAAATTGCCCTGAACGGTCAGGAAGCAGAAAACCAGTTCGTGGGCTGTAACTGCGGCATTATGGACCAGCTGATCTCCGCGCTCGGCAAAAAAGAGCATGCCCTGTTAATTGATTGCCGCTCGCTGGGTACCAAAGCCGTTCCCCTGCCGAAAGGCGCGGCGGTGGTGATCGTCAACAGCAACTTTAAGCGCACGCTGGTGGGCAGCGAATACAACACCCGCCGCCAACAGTGTGAAACCGGCGCCCGCTTCTTCCAGCAGCCTGCCCTGCGCGACGTGACGCTCAATGAATTTAACAAAGTGGCGCACGAGCTGGATCCGATCGTCGCTAAACGCGTTCGTCACGTGCTGACGGAAAATGCCCGTACCGTTGAAGCCGCCTCCGCGCTGGCGAAAGGTGACCTGAAACGCATGGGTGAGCTGATGGCTGAATCTCACGCCTCCATGCGCGACGATTTTGAAATCACCGTGCCGCAGATCGACACCCTGGTGGACATCGTTAAAGCTACCATTGGCGACAAAGGTGGCGTTCGCATGACGGGCGGCGGTTTTGGCGGATGCATCGTTGCGCTGGTGCCAGAAGAGCTGGTCCCTGCCGTCCAGGACGCCGTCGCGAAGCAGTACGAAGCAAAAACAGGCATCAAAGAAACCTTCTATGTTTGTAAAGCATCACAAGGAGCCGGACAGTGCTAA
- the galT gene encoding galactose-1-phosphate uridylyltransferase yields MTQFNPVDHPHRRFNPLSGQWILVSPHRAKRPWQGAQETPAKQTLPQHDPDCFLCPGNTRVTGDKNPDYKGTFVFTNDFAALMTETPDAPDSHDPLMRCESARGTSRVICFSPDHSKTLPELSVDALKEVVSTWQSQTAELGQSYPWVQVFENKGAAMGCSNPHPHGQIWANSFLPNEAEREDRLQKAYYAENGSPMLVDYTQRELADGSRTVVETEHWLAVVPYWAAWPFETLLLPKAHVQRITDLSDAQRDDLVLALKKLTSRYDNLFQCSFPYSMGWHGAPFNGEENQHWQLHAHFYPPLLRSATVRKFMVGYEMLAETQRDLTAEQAAERLRAVSDVHYRESGV; encoded by the coding sequence ATGACGCAATTTAATCCCGTCGATCATCCGCATCGTCGTTTTAACCCGTTAAGCGGGCAATGGATTTTGGTTTCTCCGCATCGCGCCAAGCGACCCTGGCAGGGAGCGCAGGAGACGCCTGCAAAACAGACGCTGCCGCAGCACGACCCGGACTGCTTCCTCTGTCCGGGCAACACGCGCGTCACCGGGGATAAAAACCCGGACTACAAAGGTACCTTCGTCTTCACCAACGATTTTGCCGCCCTGATGACCGAAACGCCGGACGCGCCGGACAGCCACGATCCGCTGATGCGCTGCGAAAGCGCGCGCGGAACCAGCCGCGTGATCTGCTTCTCGCCCGATCACAGCAAAACGCTGCCGGAGCTGAGCGTGGACGCGCTGAAAGAGGTCGTCAGCACCTGGCAGTCGCAAACCGCAGAGCTGGGGCAGAGCTATCCGTGGGTGCAGGTGTTCGAAAACAAAGGCGCGGCCATGGGCTGCTCTAACCCGCACCCGCACGGCCAGATCTGGGCGAACAGCTTCCTGCCTAACGAAGCCGAGCGTGAAGACCGTCTGCAGAAAGCGTATTACGCGGAAAACGGTTCGCCGATGCTGGTGGATTACACCCAGCGTGAGCTGGCCGACGGCAGCCGCACCGTGGTGGAAACCGAACACTGGCTGGCCGTCGTCCCTTACTGGGCCGCATGGCCGTTTGAAACGCTGCTGCTGCCGAAAGCGCACGTGCAGCGCATCACCGATCTCAGCGACGCGCAGCGCGACGACCTTGTCCTGGCGCTGAAAAAGCTGACCAGCCGTTACGACAACCTTTTCCAGTGCTCCTTCCCGTACTCCATGGGCTGGCACGGCGCTCCGTTTAACGGCGAAGAGAATCAACACTGGCAGCTGCACGCCCATTTCTATCCGCCGCTGCTGCGCTCTGCGACGGTACGTAAATTTATGGTGGGCTATGAAATGCTGGCAGAAACCCAGCGTGACCTGACGGCGGAACAGGCAGCAGAACGTCTGCGTGCCGTTAGCGACGTCCACTATCGCGAATCAGGAGTCTAA
- the galE gene encoding UDP-glucose 4-epimerase GalE — MRVLVTGGSGYIGSHTCVQLLQNGHDVIILDNLCNSKRSVLPVIERLGGKQPTFVEGDIRNEALMTEILHDHAIEAVIHFAGLKAVGESVAKPLEYYDNNVNGTLRLISAMRAANVKNFIFSSSATVYGDQPKIPYVESFPTGTPQSPYGKSKLMVEQILTDLQKAQPEWSFALLRYFNPVGAHPSGDMGEDPQGIPNNLMPYIAQVAVGRRDSLAIFGNDYPTEDGTGVRDYIHVMDLADGHVAAMQQLADKPGVHIYNLGAGVGSSVLDVVNAFSKACGKPVNYHFAPRRDGDLPAYWADATKADKELNWRVTRTLDEMAQDTWHWQSRHPQGYPD; from the coding sequence ATGCGAGTTCTGGTAACAGGTGGTAGCGGTTACATAGGTAGTCATACCTGCGTGCAACTGCTGCAAAACGGTCACGACGTCATCATTCTCGACAACCTGTGCAACAGTAAGCGCAGCGTGCTGCCGGTGATTGAACGCCTTGGCGGTAAACAACCGACTTTCGTGGAAGGCGACATCCGCAACGAAGCGCTGATGACCGAGATCCTTCACGACCACGCCATCGAAGCGGTGATCCACTTCGCGGGTCTGAAAGCGGTCGGTGAATCCGTTGCGAAGCCGCTTGAGTATTACGACAACAACGTCAACGGTACCCTGCGCCTCATCTCCGCCATGCGCGCGGCCAACGTCAAAAACTTCATCTTTAGCTCCTCCGCTACCGTCTACGGCGATCAGCCCAAAATCCCTTACGTTGAAAGCTTCCCGACCGGTACGCCGCAAAGCCCGTACGGCAAAAGCAAGCTGATGGTGGAGCAGATCCTGACCGACCTGCAAAAAGCACAGCCGGAGTGGAGCTTCGCGCTGCTGCGCTACTTCAACCCGGTCGGCGCGCATCCGTCTGGCGATATGGGTGAAGATCCGCAGGGCATTCCGAACAACCTGATGCCGTATATCGCTCAGGTTGCCGTGGGTCGCCGCGACTCGCTGGCGATTTTTGGCAATGACTATCCGACCGAAGATGGCACCGGCGTGCGCGACTACATCCACGTCATGGATCTGGCCGACGGTCACGTTGCGGCCATGCAGCAGCTGGCTGACAAACCGGGCGTGCATATTTACAACCTCGGCGCCGGAGTCGGCAGCAGCGTGCTGGACGTGGTTAACGCCTTCAGCAAAGCCTGCGGTAAGCCGGTGAACTACCACTTCGCTCCGCGTCGTGATGGCGACCTGCCTGCTTACTGGGCCGATGCCACCAAAGCCGACAAAGAGCTTAACTGGCGTGTGACGCGCACGCTTGATGAAATGGCACAGGATACCTGGCACTGGCAGTCACGCCACCCGCAAGGCTATCCGGACTAA
- the modF gene encoding molybdate ABC transporter ATP-binding protein ModF, whose protein sequence is MSSLHISQGTFRLSDTRTLTIADLTIRAGESWAFVGTNGSGKSALARALAGELPLLKGECRGDFTRLTRLSFEQLQKLVSDEWQRNNTDLLSPGEDDTGRTTAEIIQDEIKDPARCQRLAERFGITALLNRRFKYLSTGETRKTLLCQALMSEPELLILDEPFDGLDVQSRAQLAALLESLNQQGYTLVLVLNRFDEIPEFIQHAGVLADCNLTETGEKNALLKQALIAQLAHSEQLDGITLPEPDAPSARHALDPHQPRIVLREGIVSYDDRPILNRLSWTVNPGEHWQIVGPNGAGKSTLLSLITGDHPQGYSNDLTLFGRRRGSGETIWDIKKHIGYVSSSLHLDYRVSTSVRNVILSGYFDSIGIYQAVSDKQHKLAQQWLDILGMDNRVADAPFHSLSWGQQRLALIVRALVKHPTLLILDEPLQGLDPLNRQLIRRFVDVLISEGETQLLFVSHHAEDAPACITHRLEFVPDGEGYRYLLSNVD, encoded by the coding sequence ATGTCATCATTGCATATTTCGCAAGGCACGTTTCGTCTTAGCGATACCCGAACGCTGACGATTGCTGATTTGACGATACGCGCGGGTGAAAGCTGGGCGTTTGTCGGCACTAACGGCAGCGGTAAATCCGCGCTGGCCCGCGCACTGGCCGGCGAGCTCCCTCTCCTCAAGGGCGAATGCCGGGGCGACTTTACGCGCCTGACGCGCCTGTCATTTGAACAACTGCAAAAGCTGGTGAGCGACGAGTGGCAGCGCAATAACACTGATTTACTCAGCCCTGGCGAAGACGATACCGGCCGTACGACGGCGGAAATTATTCAGGATGAGATTAAAGATCCCGCCCGCTGTCAGCGCCTGGCAGAACGGTTCGGCATCACCGCCCTGCTGAACCGGCGCTTTAAATACCTTTCGACCGGCGAGACGCGAAAAACGCTGCTTTGTCAGGCGCTGATGAGCGAGCCCGAGCTGCTTATCCTCGACGAACCGTTTGACGGCCTTGACGTGCAGTCCCGTGCGCAGCTGGCGGCCCTGCTGGAGTCGCTTAATCAGCAGGGATATACCCTGGTGCTGGTGCTTAACCGCTTCGATGAAATTCCGGAATTTATCCAGCACGCAGGCGTACTGGCAGACTGTAACCTGACCGAGACCGGGGAAAAAAACGCGCTGCTTAAGCAGGCGCTCATTGCCCAGCTCGCGCACAGCGAACAACTCGACGGTATTACCCTTCCGGAACCTGACGCCCCTTCGGCCCGCCATGCGCTCGATCCCCACCAGCCGCGCATCGTGCTGCGGGAGGGAATTGTCTCTTATGACGATCGCCCGATCCTTAACCGTCTAAGCTGGACGGTCAATCCTGGCGAGCACTGGCAGATTGTCGGCCCTAACGGCGCGGGAAAATCCACGCTGCTGAGCCTGATCACCGGCGATCACCCGCAGGGCTATAGCAACGATCTGACGCTGTTTGGTCGGCGTCGCGGCAGCGGCGAAACCATCTGGGATATAAAAAAACATATCGGCTATGTCAGCAGCAGCCTGCATCTGGATTACCGGGTCAGTACCTCGGTACGCAACGTGATTCTTTCCGGGTATTTTGATTCCATCGGTATTTATCAGGCGGTGTCGGACAAACAGCACAAGCTGGCCCAGCAGTGGCTGGATATTCTGGGCATGGACAACCGGGTGGCTGACGCGCCGTTTCATAGCCTGTCGTGGGGGCAGCAGCGCCTGGCCCTGATCGTTCGCGCGCTGGTGAAACACCCTACGCTTCTGATCCTCGACGAACCTCTGCAGGGACTCGATCCGCTGAATCGCCAGCTTATCCGCCGCTTTGTGGACGTGCTGATTAGCGAAGGCGAAACGCAGCTGCTGTTCGTTTCACACCATGCCGAAGATGCCCCCGCCTGCATCACGCATCGTCTGGAGTTTGTGCCGGACGGTGAGGGTTATCGCTACCTTCTCAGCAACGTCGATTAA
- the modE gene encoding molybdenum-dependent transcriptional regulator codes for MQAEILLTLRLQQKLFADPRRIALLKQIEQTGSISQGAKNAGISYKSAWDAINEMNTLSEQPLVDRATGGKGGGGAIVTRYGQRLIHLYDLLAQIQQKAFDVLSDDDNVPLDSLLAAISRFSLQTSARNQWFGTVTARDNLQVQQHIEILLADGTTRLKAAITEQSAERLELDEGKEVLVLLKAPWVNITRDPDAAKAADNQLQGAISHIERGEAQCEVLMTLADGQPLCATIPLSEADGLEEGSVVTAWFNADRVIIATLC; via the coding sequence ATGCAGGCCGAAATTCTTCTCACTCTACGACTTCAGCAAAAGCTTTTCGCCGATCCGCGACGTATCGCCCTGCTTAAACAAATAGAACAAACTGGCTCGATTAGCCAGGGTGCGAAAAACGCGGGCATCAGCTACAAAAGTGCCTGGGACGCCATCAACGAAATGAACACCCTGAGCGAACAACCGCTGGTGGACAGAGCCACAGGCGGCAAAGGCGGCGGCGGTGCGATCGTGACGCGCTATGGCCAGCGCCTTATTCATCTTTACGATCTGCTGGCCCAGATCCAGCAAAAAGCGTTCGATGTATTGAGCGATGACGATAACGTTCCGCTGGACAGTTTGCTGGCCGCCATTTCCCGCTTCTCGTTACAAACCAGCGCCCGCAACCAGTGGTTTGGTACGGTGACGGCGCGGGATAATCTCCAGGTACAGCAGCATATTGAGATCCTGCTTGCCGATGGCACCACCCGTCTGAAGGCCGCCATAACGGAGCAGAGCGCAGAGCGCCTTGAGCTGGATGAAGGTAAAGAGGTGCTGGTGCTGCTGAAAGCACCGTGGGTTAATATCACGCGCGATCCCGACGCCGCAAAGGCAGCCGATAACCAGCTACAGGGCGCAATTAGCCATATCGAACGCGGTGAAGCGCAGTGCGAAGTACTGATGACTCTCGCAGACGGGCAACCGCTTTGCGCGACAATACCGCTTAGCGAAGCGGACGGTTTAGAAGAAGGTTCTGTCGTTACCGCCTGGTTCAACGCAGACCGGGTGATTATCGCCACATTGTGCTGA
- a CDS encoding AcrZ family multidrug efflux pump-associated protein: MLELLKSLVFAVIMVPVVMAIILGAIYGLGEVFNLFSNIGHKDQAKKQH, translated from the coding sequence ATGTTAGAGTTGTTGAAAAGTCTGGTATTCGCCGTGATCATGGTACCAGTAGTGATGGCCATCATCCTCGGTGCCATCTACGGCCTGGGTGAAGTGTTCAACCTCTTTTCGAACATTGGTCATAAAGACCAGGCTAAAAAGCAGCATTGA
- the modA gene encoding molybdate ABC transporter substrate-binding protein — translation MARTWVRLFAGATLTLSLTGHALADEGKITVFAAASLTNAMQDIAAAYKKEKNVEVVSSFASSSTLARQIEAGAPADLFISADQKWMDYAVEKKSIDAATRETLLGNSLVVVAPKASAQADFTINKETQWTRLLNGGRLAVGDPEHVPAGIYAKEALQKLGAWEALAPKLAPAEDVRGALALVERNEAPLGIVYGSDAVASKGVKVVATFPEDSHKKVEYPVAIVDGHKNATVTAFRDYLKGPEASAIFKRYGFTTY, via the coding sequence ATGGCACGTACATGGGTACGCCTTTTCGCAGGGGCAACGCTGACGCTTTCACTTACCGGCCACGCGCTGGCGGACGAGGGTAAAATCACGGTCTTTGCGGCGGCGTCGTTGACCAATGCAATGCAGGATATCGCGGCGGCGTATAAAAAAGAGAAAAACGTCGAGGTTGTCTCCTCTTTTGCCTCTTCCTCGACGCTGGCGCGTCAGATAGAAGCGGGCGCACCGGCGGATCTGTTTATTTCGGCTGATCAGAAGTGGATGGATTACGCGGTGGAGAAGAAATCGATTGATGCGGCAACCCGCGAAACGCTGCTGGGCAATAGCCTGGTTGTTGTGGCGCCAAAAGCCAGCGCGCAGGCGGACTTCACCATCAACAAAGAGACCCAATGGACCCGCCTGCTGAACGGTGGCCGCCTGGCGGTGGGCGATCCGGAGCACGTTCCGGCCGGGATTTATGCCAAAGAAGCGCTGCAAAAGCTGGGCGCATGGGAGGCATTGGCACCGAAGCTGGCCCCGGCGGAAGACGTGCGCGGCGCGCTGGCGCTGGTGGAACGCAACGAAGCCCCGCTGGGCATTGTGTATGGCTCTGATGCCGTTGCCAGTAAAGGGGTAAAAGTGGTCGCAACGTTCCCGGAAGACTCACACAAGAAAGTGGAATATCCTGTTGCGATTGTTGATGGACATAAAAATGCGACCGTGACGGCCTTCCGCGATTATCTGAAGGGGCCGGAGGCGTCCGCTATCTTTAAACGTTACGGATTTACGACTTACTGA
- the modB gene encoding molybdate ABC transporter permease subunit → MILTDPEWQAVLLSLKVSSLAVTLSLPFGIFFAWLLVRCQFPGKTLLDSVLHLPLVLPPVVVGYLLLISMGRRGFIGEKLYDWFGLTFAFSWRGAVLAAAVMSFPLMVRAIRLALEGVDMKLEQAARTLGAGRWRVFFTITLPLTLPGIIVGTVLAFARSLGEFGATITFVSNIPGETRTIPSAMYTLIQTPGGEGAAARLCIISIVLALVSLMVSEWLARLSRERMGK, encoded by the coding sequence ATGATATTGACCGATCCTGAATGGCAGGCTGTTCTGCTGAGCCTAAAAGTCTCTTCCCTGGCGGTTACGCTGAGTTTGCCCTTTGGGATCTTCTTTGCCTGGCTACTGGTTCGCTGTCAGTTTCCCGGCAAAACGCTGCTCGACAGCGTGCTTCATCTTCCGCTCGTTTTGCCGCCCGTGGTGGTCGGTTACCTGCTGCTGATTTCGATGGGGCGACGCGGTTTTATCGGCGAGAAGCTCTACGACTGGTTTGGGCTGACGTTCGCGTTTAGCTGGCGCGGTGCGGTACTGGCGGCCGCGGTGATGTCTTTCCCGCTGATGGTGAGGGCGATCCGCCTCGCGCTGGAAGGCGTGGACATGAAGCTTGAACAGGCGGCCCGCACGCTGGGGGCCGGGCGCTGGCGCGTTTTTTTCACCATCACGCTCCCGCTTACGCTGCCGGGCATTATTGTCGGGACGGTACTGGCCTTCGCCCGCTCGCTGGGCGAGTTTGGCGCGACCATCACGTTTGTGTCGAACATCCCCGGCGAGACGCGAACCATCCCGTCGGCGATGTATACTCTGATTCAAACGCCGGGCGGAGAAGGCGCGGCGGCGCGGCTGTGCATTATCTCAATCGTTTTAGCCCTTGTATCGCTAATGGTGTCTGAATGGCTGGCGCGGCTCAGCCGCGAGCGGATGGGGAAATAA
- the modC gene encoding molybdenum ABC transporter ATP-binding protein ModC translates to MLELHFTQTLGNHTLTLNETLPASGITAIFGVSGAGKTSLINAISGLTRPQSGRIVLNDRVLNDVENRIYLSPEKRRIGYVFQDARLFPHYSVRGNLRYGMAKSMAGQFDKLVTLLGIEPLLDRLPSSLSGGEKQRVAIGRALLTAPELLLLDEPLASLDIPRKRELLPYLQRLTREINIPMLYVSHSLDEILHLADRVLVLEEGSVKAFGNLEEVWGSSVMHPWLPREQQSSILKVSVLEHHPHYAMTALALGDQHLWVNKIDKPLQSALRIRIQASDVSLVLQPPLQTSIRNILRAKVAECFDDNGQVEVKLEVGSRTLWARISPWARDELGIKPGLWLYAQIKSVSITA, encoded by the coding sequence ATGCTTGAACTCCATTTCACCCAGACGCTGGGTAACCATACTCTGACGCTTAACGAGACGCTGCCGGCAAGCGGAATCACCGCCATCTTCGGCGTCTCTGGTGCGGGAAAAACGTCGCTGATTAATGCCATCAGCGGCCTGACCCGCCCGCAGTCAGGCCGTATTGTCCTGAATGACCGCGTCCTGAATGACGTGGAGAACAGAATTTACCTCTCGCCGGAAAAACGCCGCATCGGCTATGTTTTCCAGGACGCGCGCTTGTTCCCGCACTACAGCGTGCGCGGCAACCTGCGTTACGGCATGGCGAAAAGCATGGCCGGGCAGTTTGATAAGCTGGTAACGCTTTTAGGCATTGAGCCTCTGCTCGACAGGCTGCCATCCTCGCTCTCCGGCGGAGAAAAACAGCGCGTGGCCATTGGCCGCGCGCTGCTGACCGCCCCCGAACTGCTGCTGCTCGACGAACCGTTGGCCTCGCTGGATATTCCGCGTAAACGCGAACTTCTGCCCTATCTACAGCGCCTGACGCGCGAAATTAATATTCCGATGCTATACGTCAGCCATTCGCTGGATGAGATCCTCCATCTGGCCGACAGGGTGCTGGTGCTGGAAGAGGGCAGCGTGAAGGCCTTCGGCAACCTGGAAGAGGTATGGGGCAGCAGCGTAATGCACCCGTGGTTACCCAGGGAACAGCAGAGCAGCATCCTGAAAGTGAGCGTTCTCGAACATCACCCGCACTACGCGATGACCGCCCTGGCGCTGGGCGACCAGCATCTGTGGGTCAATAAGATCGACAAACCGCTACAGTCCGCGCTGCGAATTCGCATCCAGGCGTCGGACGTCTCGCTGGTGCTGCAGCCGCCGCTGCAAACCAGTATTCGAAATATTCTACGCGCCAAAGTCGCGGAGTGTTTTGATGATAACGGGCAGGTGGAAGTGAAGCTTGAAGTCGGCAGCAGGACGCTCTGGGCGCGCATTAGCCCGTGGGCGAGGGATGAGTTAGGGATCAAACCCGGCCTGTGGCTTTACGCGCAAATTAAGAGCGTCTCAATCACCGCCTGA